The segment GATAGGTTATTCCTAAATCAACGTTAACACCTCGCACTTCAGAAACATTCGTTTCTCTTGAACCATATTGGAGAAGTGGTAATGTCTGGTATCGTAGATTAGAGGTTTCAATAGTTCCAAAGTTATATTGGATATCAGCTCCAATATTTATTTTCTTGGTAAGACGGTATCCAAAACCTAGAAAGACCTTATTAACACCGCCTTTACCTGTGTATTTTGAAAACTTAGCTCCTATAGTATCAATATGAGTAATACCATTAATGTCAGTAGTGCTTTTAATATCATAAATGTTTTTTTGGATTTTATATCCAATAGAAGAATAAGGAATAAGTCCAAATCCGATTCCAACTTTACTGCTAACAGGAACTCCGATAGCCAAATAATCTAAAGTCGTTCTTCGTGCTTTTGCTTCCTGAGTTTCTGTTTTGGATTTTGTATTGCCGTAAGTTCCGCCAAGAGCAAGTCCCGTTAGCTTTAAACTCGCGAAATGTGCAGGGTTTTGAATATTTATGTGAATACTGTCCGGAAAAACTGAAAGACTTCCCATGGAACGATTTTCAATAGTTCCTTTAAATTTTATATCGCCGATTCCGTAAAAAGAATAAGGGGATGATGTTCCTTCCTGTGCAAAAAGTGCGAATGAAAAAAGTAAACAGATGCTTACTATAATTTTTTTAATCATTTTGATTGTATTGAAATGTTTGGTTCAAACTTTCCAACAGGAAATTTGAATTGGCAAATATGGTATTTTTTAATCGTATAGCCAAAAATTCTGCATCACCGCCCGTTAAAATTATGATAAATTTAGCGTATTGGGTTTTGTAAAGTTCAATAAATCCATCAATTTCGGATGCAACGCCATTAATTACACCGGAATGAATAGATTCTTGAGTAGAATTTCCAATAAAACTTTCAGGATAGTTTTTAGTTAACAAAGGTAATTTAGCGGTATGTTGATGCAATGATTCATAGCGTAAACGAATTCCCGGAGAAATGGCACCACCAAGATAATTGTCATTTTCATCAATAAAATCATAGGTTATACAAGTTCCCATGTCGATCACCAAACGATTTTGATTGGGAAATTGCATAACCGCACCCGAAGCCAAAACCATACGGTCAATTCCAAGCGTAGTTGGAGTACTATATAAATTGGTAAAAGGGAATCTACTTTCGCGAGTTATAAAATGAATTTCAGCTTTGTTTTTTAAAGACAAAAACAATTCTTTTTCAACATTTCCTACCGAAGCAACGACTAATTTTTCGATTTTCGGGAACTTATTTAGGATAAAATTTGTTTCTGTCAGAAACGCCTCTTTGGTAAAAACAGAAAGTTCAACAAGTCTATTTTGTTCAAAGACAGCAGCTTTGATTCGGGTATTTCCAACATCAATGGTTAAAAGCATAACACTATTTTTGGTGCCCAAAGTTACGAATAGTTTTTTTTTAGTATTTGTTTTGGATAAATTAAAAATCGTACTATATTTGCACCCGCTACAACGCAAGGTACCTTAGCTCAGTTGGTAGAGCAATGGACTGAAAATCCATGTGTCCCTGGTTCGATTCCTGGAGGTACCACAACAAAGCCCTGATAAGAAATTATCAGGGCTTTTTGTTTTATAAAAATCTAATTTCTAAACCTATAAATTTCCAAAAATTGCATTTAACACAAAAAAGTGCTGTTAATTGTAATTTTTTCACTAAAATTGACAGTTTTTATAAAGAAAATTAAACTATTCAAAACCAATCTAAAACAATAAAAAATGAGTGAAACAGCGGTAAAAACTGGACATCCAAAAGGACTTTGGGTATTATTCGGAACAGAAATGTGGGAAAGGTTCAATTTCTATGGAATGAGAGCTATCTTAACCTTATTCCTTGTAAATTCTTTAATGATGAAAGAAGAAGATGCTTCTTTGATTTACGGAGGTTTCCTAGGACTTTGTTACTTAACACCAATGTTGGGAGGATTTATTTCTGACCGCTTCTTTGGAAATAGAAATTGTATCTTGCTTGGAGGATTAATGATGGCTGTCGGACAATTTTTATTGTTTTTTAGTGCTAGCGTTTTTGGTTCAAATATTGGTTTGGCAAATATCTTAATGTGGTCAGCATTGGGAATTATCATTTTTGGGAATGGATTTTTTAAGCCAAATATTTCTTCAATGGTGGGGAGCTTGTATCCAAAACAAGAAAAATCAAAACTGGATACTGCCTTTACCATTTTCTATATGGGAATTAATTTGGGTGCTTTCTTAGGTCAATTGATTTGTCCAATAGTTGGAGATGTTAAAGATGCTAACGGAATTAGAGATATTCACGCATTCAAATGGGGATTTTTAGCAGCATCAACGGCAATGTTAATCGGAACTGCTGTTTTCTATTTTCTTAAAAATAAATATGTAGTTACACCAGAAGGAAGGCCTCTTGGTGGTTTGCCAAAACACAATGTATCAGATGATTATGAAGAAGGAGAATCGCAAAAAGCTGTTTTTTCTCAAAAAGCGTTGATTGGAGCTGTTATTTCGTTCTTCGTTTTAGGAGCTATTTTTCACTATGTAGTTGATCAAAACTGGATATACACCGTTATCTATTCGAGTGGTATCACTTTAGCCGGATTAATTGTATCGGATAGTTCTTTGACAAAAGTAGAAAGAGATAGAATCTTTGTTATTTATATAGTAGCTTTCTTTATCATTTTCTTCTGGGCTGCCTTTGAACAAGCGGGTTCGTCTTTAACGTTTATTGCTGATAATCAAACCGACAGAAACTTCTTTGGTTACAACATGCCACCATCGATGGTACAAATCTTCAACGGTTTATTTGTTGTAGCTTTTGCAGTTCCGTTTAGTATGCTTTGGGATTATCTAAGAAGTAAAGGCAGAGAGCCAATTTCGCCGGTAAAACAAGCCGTTGGTTTGGCATTAATTGCTTTGAGTTATTTTATCATTGCATACAATGTAAAAGATTTAGGGAACAGCGGACTTTTAGCTATCAAATGGTTAATCCTTTTATATTTAATTCAAACAGCAGCAGAATTGTGTTTGTCTCCAATTGGTTTATCATTAGTTGGTAAATTATCTCCAAAACGTTTCTCTTCTTTATTATATGGAGTATTCTTTTTATCGAATGCTTCCGGATATGCATTAGCCGGAACTTTGGGTTCTATTCTTCCTGCAACCGGAGATAAATTTGTAAAAGCACAAGAATTAGGCATTGACTTACAAGCTGTTTTGGATAGAAAAGTAACACTTACTCCGGAGCAAACCCAGTTGCTTGCAGACAATCAGATTTCTGACCACAATCCTGTTTTTGCTGGTTTTGAAATTCATAACCTGTTTGAATTCTTTATGGTGTTTGTAATCCTAACCGGATTGGCAGCTGTTATTTTAATGGCATTGACTCCAAAATTGAAAAAAATGATGCATGGCGTTCGCTAGTTATCTTTAAAAATATTTTTTATATCTTTCAAACCTCCAAGGATTTCCTGGAGGTTTATTTTTTTAAATAAAAAATTATGTGGAAAACCCATCCTAAAGCGCTGCCTTATTTGTTTTTATCTGAGATGTGGGAACGCTTCGGTTACTATTTAATGATTGGAATTTTTACACTTTATCTTAAAGACGTAGAAGCCGGATTTGCAATGACCGAAAAAGAAGCTTCCGATTTGTACGGAACTTTCATCGCTTTGGTATTCTTAACGCCGTTCGTTGGTGGACTCGTCGCCGACCGTTATTTGGGTTACCGAAATTCTATTGTTTTAGGTGGAATCATGATGGGCGTTGGTTATTTTATGATGGGAATTCATAACCTCACTATGCTGTATGTCGCTATGACATTAGTGATTGTTGGTAACGGTTTTTTTAAGCCCAATATTTCAACACTTTTGGGAAATTTTTATAACGAGGAACAGTACAAAGACAAAAAAGATGAAGGCTATAACATCTTCTATATGGGAATCAATGTTGGCGCTTTTATCTGCAATTTCTTTGGAGCCGCATTGCAAATTCTTCTGGGATGGCACTTTGCGTTTATGGCAGCCGGTGTCGGAATGTTCATCGGGGTAATTGTATTCTTGTTGGGCACCAAGCATTACGGAGATAAAACAGCCAAAAAAGGAGTACAGGAAGGCGATATGCCATTTTATAAAATTGTACTTTATATTTTGGTTCCGTCGGTCATCTTCGGGATTATTGGCTGGCTGCTTAAAGGAGTGACATCTGATGCCAATCCAAATGGTTATGTTTTTGGTTCGGATAGTACAGACGCTTTTATCTTTGCCTGTATACCGATAATCTTCTTTTATGGAAGCCTGTATTTTAAAGCCAAGACAGAAGATAAAAGACCAATCGGAGCATTGCTGGCCATTTTTGCAGTAGTAATATTGTTTTGGGCGGTATTCAAATTGAACGGTTCGGCACTAACAACCTGGGCAGACCGCTATACTGACAGGGAAGTAACAGGAACTTCACAAACTGTTTTCAGCGGATTGAAATTGGCCAAGGAAGTTGAGTTTAAAAAAGATTCCATTGAACTTTATGACGATAATTTCCGTCTACAGAAAGAGAATGGAATTGTCAAAAAAGAAGTAAATTATCCTTTGTATTTTAGGAATGTTGAGCCAACTGAGAAGCCGGCTGAAGGTTCCAAAGTCTCGCTTTGGGCAACCAATTTAAGTCAATCCATCAATCCGGGTTGGGTAATCATTCTTACGCCATTAGTTGTTGCTTTTTTTACTTTTTTACGAAGCAGAAAAAAAGAACCTTCAACACCAACAAAAATTGCCTTTGGGTTATTAATTTCAGCATTATCGGTTTTGGTTATGGTAGCCGCAGTACATATTGGAAACAATGGTACAGAAAAAGTTTCGGTGTGGTGGCTGGTTGCCAATTATGGAATCATAACTATCGGGGAATTGTTCTTAAGTCCAATGGGATTGTCAGTTGTGTCTAAATTATCTCCAAAAAATATAACAGCATTAATGATGGGCGGATGGTTTTTGTCAACTTCTATCGGAAATAAATTAAGCGGCGTTTTAGCCAGTATGTGGGATACTTATGATGATAAAGCCAACTTCTTTTGGGTGAATTTTGGTTTGCTGATGTTTGCCACTTTGCTGATGTTTGCTTTGGTAAAAAATTTAAATAAAGTAATGAAAGAAAAAGGAATAAACTAAATATGGAAACAAATCAAACTTTAGAACAAATTCAGGACTTTAAAGGAAAATATCCAAAGCAACTTTGGTATTTGTTTTTCTCAGAAATGTGGGAACGTTTTTGTTTTTATGGTATGCGTGGTATGCTGGCCGTTTTTATGGTCAACGTATTGGTAATGGATGAGAAAACAGCTAATCTTCAATATGGTGCAACGCAGGCATGGGTGTATGCCTTCACATTCATCGGTGGATTATTTGCAGACAAGATTTTGGGATTGCGAAAATCACTTTTTTGGGGCGGAATACTAATGATTGTTGGTAGCGTTATATTAGCAATTGACCCTAAGAATTTCTTCTTTATTGGTATTGGTTTTACAATTGTTGGAACAGGTTTTTTTAAACCTAATATTTCTTCAATGGTTGGACAATTATATAATGATAATGACCCAAGAAGAGATGCCGGTTTTTCTTTCTTCTATATGGGAGTGAATCTTGGAGCACTTATCGGTGGATATATTTGTATTGCTGTGGCAGAAGGCTCTTTATGGCAATCGTTGGTTCCTGAAAATCTTCGTTGGAATGTTGGATTCGGATTTGCAGCAGTAGTGATGATTATAAGTTTGCTGACTTTTACACAAACACAAAAAAGTTTAGGCCCAATTGGACTTTCACCTTTAGTTAATGTTGAAAATTCTAAGAAAAAAGGTTTAGAAATTGCAACCTATATAGGTTCGCTTTTAATCATTCCGGTGATTATTATAATGGTTGCCAATACTGTTTATACCGATTATTTTATGATGATAATTGGTCCTGCATCTATACTGTATTTGTTTTATGAAATGAAGAATTTCTCGACTGTAGAAAATAAAAAGTTGTTAGCAGCATTGGTTTTTATAATTTTCTCAATTTTCTTTTGGGCATTCTTCGAACAAAGCGGCGGTTCATTAAGTTTATTCGCAGCAAATAATTTAAATAACGAAATTTTAGGGATTCAGTTGAGTCCAAATGGCGTTAATAATTCTGCCAATTCATTCTTTGTAATTGGTTTTGCTGCTTTGGTTGGATTAGTTTGGTTATGGATGGCAAAAAGAAAGATTGAGCCAAATACCGTTATCAAATTTGGATTAGCATTTATATTCCTTGCCGGTGGTTTTTGGATATTCTATTATACAAAGTTCTTTGCCGACTTAAATGGAAAAACTTCATTAGGAATTTTTACATTCGGTTGGTTTATTATCACTTTTGGAGAGTTATGTTTATCGCCAATTGGAATGAGCGCCATGACCAAATTATCACCTCAAAAAACGCAGGCAGTAATCATGGGAATGTGGTTTTTGGCTAGTGCTTACGGGCAATATTTTGCGGGATTATTAGGTGCTAATATCGCTGAGGCTTCCGAAAATTCTTCAAATCTTGAAAAACTAAATACTTATGCCGATGGTTATCAGCAACTAGCCATTTATGCTTTAATCGCCGGAGTGGTGTTATTACTAATTTCCCCGTTGGTTAAAAAACTAATGCAAGGCGTTAAATAAATCAATTTATATGAGTCAAAATTCAACAGACCAGTTTTTTAAAAGCAACGTTTTAGGGCATCCTTCAGGCTTATTCGTTTTATTTTTTACAGAAATGTGGGAGCGTTTTTCATTCTACGGAATGCGTTCTTTGCTCATTATGTTTTTTACCGCTTCATTAGCAGATGGAGGCTGGGAATGGTCAAGAGAAACTGCTTCAGCTTTGTTTGGATCTTATGTTGGTTTGGTTTATCTGTCAACCATGCTTGGAGGTTATTTTGCTGATAAAGTTATTGGTTTCCGATGGGCAGTAATACTCGGAGCGTTTCTAATGACTTTGGGTCATGCCGCAATGGCAGTTGAAACGCATTTTTCTATTTATTTAGGATTGGTATTATTGGTTTTTGGAAATGGTTTTTTCAAGCCAAATATGGTTTCCATAATTTCCGAAATGTACAAAGACAGACCTGAAAAAAAAGATGGAGCCTACACCTTATTCTATATGGGCGTTAACGCTGGAGCTTTTTTCGGAATATTATTGTGTGGTTATTTAGGTGAAAAAGTGGGCTGGGGTTATGGTTTTGGTTTGGCCGGAATCTTTATGTTTTTCGGAATGATACAGTTTTGGTTGTCTCAAAGAATCTTTGGCGATATCGGGCTAAAGCCAAATAAAGAGAGCAAAGCAAAAATTGCGGCTTCAGATGACGACAAGAGAAATCCTTTTTCTTCCTGGCAGCTGGTTGTTATTGCAGTTTCAGTTGTTTTAGGATTGCTTTGGGTAATAAACGCACCGGTTTCAAAAATATCAGGAGGTAAAATTGATGTCTTCGGATTTTTGGGAAGTAACGGAAATTCAACCGCTATTTTAACCGCTTTAGGTTTGTTTATTATTTTATTGATTTATCGTTTTACACAGTATTCTAAAATCACTCGTGAAAAGTTGATGGCCGTTACCTTTTTTGCGTTTATTGTAATTTTCTTTTGGGCCATATTTGAACAATCAC is part of the Flavobacterium sangjuense genome and harbors:
- a CDS encoding type III pantothenate kinase, producing the protein MLLTIDVGNTRIKAAVFEQNRLVELSVFTKEAFLTETNFILNKFPKIEKLVVASVGNVEKELFLSLKNKAEIHFITRESRFPFTNLYSTPTTLGIDRMVLASGAVMQFPNQNRLVIDMGTCITYDFIDENDNYLGGAISPGIRLRYESLHQHTAKLPLLTKNYPESFIGNSTQESIHSGVINGVASEIDGFIELYKTQYAKFIIILTGGDAEFLAIRLKNTIFANSNFLLESLNQTFQYNQND
- a CDS encoding peptide MFS transporter; the encoded protein is MSETAVKTGHPKGLWVLFGTEMWERFNFYGMRAILTLFLVNSLMMKEEDASLIYGGFLGLCYLTPMLGGFISDRFFGNRNCILLGGLMMAVGQFLLFFSASVFGSNIGLANILMWSALGIIIFGNGFFKPNISSMVGSLYPKQEKSKLDTAFTIFYMGINLGAFLGQLICPIVGDVKDANGIRDIHAFKWGFLAASTAMLIGTAVFYFLKNKYVVTPEGRPLGGLPKHNVSDDYEEGESQKAVFSQKALIGAVISFFVLGAIFHYVVDQNWIYTVIYSSGITLAGLIVSDSSLTKVERDRIFVIYIVAFFIIFFWAAFEQAGSSLTFIADNQTDRNFFGYNMPPSMVQIFNGLFVVAFAVPFSMLWDYLRSKGREPISPVKQAVGLALIALSYFIIAYNVKDLGNSGLLAIKWLILLYLIQTAAELCLSPIGLSLVGKLSPKRFSSLLYGVFFLSNASGYALAGTLGSILPATGDKFVKAQELGIDLQAVLDRKVTLTPEQTQLLADNQISDHNPVFAGFEIHNLFEFFMVFVILTGLAAVILMALTPKLKKMMHGVR
- a CDS encoding peptide MFS transporter, coding for MWKTHPKALPYLFLSEMWERFGYYLMIGIFTLYLKDVEAGFAMTEKEASDLYGTFIALVFLTPFVGGLVADRYLGYRNSIVLGGIMMGVGYFMMGIHNLTMLYVAMTLVIVGNGFFKPNISTLLGNFYNEEQYKDKKDEGYNIFYMGINVGAFICNFFGAALQILLGWHFAFMAAGVGMFIGVIVFLLGTKHYGDKTAKKGVQEGDMPFYKIVLYILVPSVIFGIIGWLLKGVTSDANPNGYVFGSDSTDAFIFACIPIIFFYGSLYFKAKTEDKRPIGALLAIFAVVILFWAVFKLNGSALTTWADRYTDREVTGTSQTVFSGLKLAKEVEFKKDSIELYDDNFRLQKENGIVKKEVNYPLYFRNVEPTEKPAEGSKVSLWATNLSQSINPGWVIILTPLVVAFFTFLRSRKKEPSTPTKIAFGLLISALSVLVMVAAVHIGNNGTEKVSVWWLVANYGIITIGELFLSPMGLSVVSKLSPKNITALMMGGWFLSTSIGNKLSGVLASMWDTYDDKANFFWVNFGLLMFATLLMFALVKNLNKVMKEKGIN
- a CDS encoding peptide MFS transporter — protein: METNQTLEQIQDFKGKYPKQLWYLFFSEMWERFCFYGMRGMLAVFMVNVLVMDEKTANLQYGATQAWVYAFTFIGGLFADKILGLRKSLFWGGILMIVGSVILAIDPKNFFFIGIGFTIVGTGFFKPNISSMVGQLYNDNDPRRDAGFSFFYMGVNLGALIGGYICIAVAEGSLWQSLVPENLRWNVGFGFAAVVMIISLLTFTQTQKSLGPIGLSPLVNVENSKKKGLEIATYIGSLLIIPVIIIMVANTVYTDYFMMIIGPASILYLFYEMKNFSTVENKKLLAALVFIIFSIFFWAFFEQSGGSLSLFAANNLNNEILGIQLSPNGVNNSANSFFVIGFAALVGLVWLWMAKRKIEPNTVIKFGLAFIFLAGGFWIFYYTKFFADLNGKTSLGIFTFGWFIITFGELCLSPIGMSAMTKLSPQKTQAVIMGMWFLASAYGQYFAGLLGANIAEASENSSNLEKLNTYADGYQQLAIYALIAGVVLLLISPLVKKLMQGVK
- a CDS encoding peptide MFS transporter, with the protein product MSQNSTDQFFKSNVLGHPSGLFVLFFTEMWERFSFYGMRSLLIMFFTASLADGGWEWSRETASALFGSYVGLVYLSTMLGGYFADKVIGFRWAVILGAFLMTLGHAAMAVETHFSIYLGLVLLVFGNGFFKPNMVSIISEMYKDRPEKKDGAYTLFYMGVNAGAFFGILLCGYLGEKVGWGYGFGLAGIFMFFGMIQFWLSQRIFGDIGLKPNKESKAKIAASDDDKRNPFSSWQLVVIAVSVVLGLLWVINAPVSKISGGKIDVFGFLGSNGNSTAILTALGLFIILLIYRFTQYSKITREKLMAVTFFAFIVIFFWAIFEQSPNSLTIFAKDYTNRVLEGSWSTTYLVVNSLMTILPLAIITWLMLKMFRQTFNSYAVANIILSLSFVIIWSIAIWILIKDYYTAGVLSLSDSTLDLLKIDKVATPLTEVPATWFSTLNSLFIISLAPLFSKWWESKYNPRATVKYGIGMLFLGLGMACVAIGASGIEPGAKTASVSMIWLILVYLFHTMGELCISPVGLSYVSKLVPARMIAFMFGVWYLAVAIGMKSAGIFGENIDKIADEHGLSYFFWLLTIISVSMALFSILMSPIIKKLMHGVR